The DNA window GACGTCTCGCGACGTCCGCGGCCAGCGTTCGGCGTTCGCTTGTCGCCACGACGATCTTTCATCCACGCCTTTGGCGCGCGCATGACTGCTCAGCGTCGCGTCGCGAAGCACAACGAGTTGTATGCGGCTGTTCAGGACAGGGATTGGCACCATCGGGTCTTCGCCGGCGGCGACTGAGGCCAGCGGGTCCCACGCACATGCCAACGCCGGATGACCCACCTGCTCGAGCAGCCGCCACATCGACGACGCCGTCCGACAGGTGATGGCGTTCTGGATCAGCAACTGCACGCCGGCGTCGGCGGCGCGGTCGGCGAGGGGAAGCAACTTATCGGCCAGGCGCAGGACGGCGTCGGTGCGGCTGCGACCGGGCTGTGCTTCGGCATCGAGCACGCGCAGTCGCGGGCATCGCAGCCGCCGGGCCAGTTCGATCATGCGCCTGATCGCGTCGGGGGCGGGGTCGTGTGCGCTGTCGCAGAACCGGATGCCGGCCGCCAGTCCCGCCAGTTGCACCTCGGCCTGCGCAAAGACCAAGCCCACCAGATCACGATCGGCCACGATCGATCCCGCCGCCGGGTCGGCTTCAGCGGCGTTGGGCAGATGCACCTCGACGGCGGCGTAGCCCATGGCGCGGGCCATCGAGGGAACCCGGGTAAGGTCCCATTGCGGGGCGATCGCGGTATTGAATGTCAATTGCATGAAAGTCCGCCGCCTGCCGCTACTCCGTCCGGAGGGATTGCCAAGCGCTACCGCACGCCGAGCGTGTGGCTCGTTCCGGTGGCATCGTCGATCCGCCGGACCATCCACCAATCGGCACGATAGTTCACCGGCACGAATCGGGTGTGGTTGGCACCAAGGATCGCTTCGAGAGAGGTCCGGCTCCAGTTGAACGACAGCAGCGCCCGCCTCAGTTTCTCCGCCAGCAAAGGGTTAAGGTCGTGGGCGATTCCGATCGCCGCCGACGGGTATCGCTCCGACCGGTAGATGACGCGGTAGTCGGATTCGTCAACACGGCGGGCGGCCAGTTCCTCTGAAAGGGCACTCTCGGCGATCGCCGCCGCCGGCGCACGTCGTTCCTTGATCGCGGCGATGGAAGCCTGGGGGCTTCCGGAGAACGACCAGGTAAAGTCGCGCCCCGGCCGCAGACCGAAGTCGTCGCGAAGCGCCACCGCCGCGGCTTTAAAACCCGTGTTGCTGCTGGGATCGACAAACAGCATCTCCGCTCCGCGGAGTTCCGAAGGCGACATCACGGCGGAGCTCGACGGCACGACGAGGACCATCCGCGTAAAGCCGCTGCCGTCGTCGGCGGGAAACATGCCCACGGGCACGAACCCGGCGGCGTTCACCGCCAGGGGAACCGCGCCCGCCCCAACCACCGCCAGGTGCACGTCGCCCTTGCGCAGCGACAGCAGTCGGCCGTTCTCGTCGGCGGCGGCAACCTCCAGCGACACCGGCTTGCCGGCCGCCTTGGACAGGTGGTCGACCAGCGGCGTCCAACGCTGTGAAAAATCCTCCATCGGCGACAGCAGAGGCACCACCATGATCAGCTTCGTCGGGCTGCGCAGAAGCCGCTCGTCCAACGGGGCGTCGGCGACCAGGTCGCCGTCGGCATCAGCGTACGCAGGGTCGAGTTGGTTGCGGACCGGCGGCCCCATGAGCTTCGACCCGGCCGTGTCGCCCCGCTGTCGGCCGAGCAGCGTCGGGGCGAGCCCTTCCTTCTCCAGGAAGTACCCGCCGTACAGCCCCAGCGCCGGGACAACCAGCAGCATCACCGCCGCGGCCAGCTTGGCGCGGGCGACCCGGGTTAACGGCAAATGGAATGAGGTCGGCCACTTCATACGCGTCTGACATCTTAACCGGATCGACTCTCCGCGTCCCCCGCCGTCCCATGTGGTGGCGGCTTGTGTATACTTTCAGCTCTGCCGCGGACGGAGCCTCGGCGAGCAACGCGTTACGACACCGACAACCCGATGACTTCCAACGGACAGCCCGCCCCAGCCACTCCCCCCGGTTCACCGGACGCCACTTCCGGCCCCGGTCCCGGCGACAAGCCCAAGCCCCGCAAGGGAACGCGCGAGTTCTGGCGGGCCATGCGCTTCGTCTGGCCCTACCGCCGGACCATTCTCATTTCGATCACCTGCGCGTTCTTCGTCGGCCTGGCCGCCAGCGCGTCCCTCGCGGCGATCACGCCGGTACTCCGCGTCCTGCTCAACAACCAGACCGTCCAGCAGTGGGTCGATGCATCGGTCGTCGAGAAACGGCTCGGCGTGCGCCTGCTGGAAGACAGCGCCGAAATGCAGGTCGTCGAGGTCCGGGACGGCGTCGGAAAAAACGCGGGCCTGCTGCGCAGTGACCGCATCCGGCTGCTGGTCGGCGGCACCGGCGGGATTCCTGAGAAATCCGCGCCGAAAGTCATCGCCGCCCTCGCCCATGACGGCGGCACGGGGACGGCGTCGACGGTTCCCGTCCAGATTATCCGCGGC is part of the Humisphaera borealis genome and encodes:
- a CDS encoding sugar phosphate isomerase/epimerase family protein, which gives rise to MQLTFNTAIAPQWDLTRVPSMARAMGYAAVEVHLPNAAEADPAAGSIVADRDLVGLVFAQAEVQLAGLAAGIRFCDSAHDPAPDAIRRMIELARRLRCPRLRVLDAEAQPGRSRTDAVLRLADKLLPLADRAADAGVQLLIQNAITCRTASSMWRLLEQVGHPALACAWDPLASVAAGEDPMVPIPVLNSRIQLVVLRDATLSSHARAKGVDERSSWRQANAERWPRTSRDVVSLCRPGDGELDLRRSIDRLSGIGFAGPVVVSYPPELPPEVGPAEALLGQAAETWKAWTAKVG
- a CDS encoding PhnD/SsuA/transferrin family substrate-binding protein, which translates into the protein MKWPTSFHLPLTRVARAKLAAAVMLLVVPALGLYGGYFLEKEGLAPTLLGRQRGDTAGSKLMGPPVRNQLDPAYADADGDLVADAPLDERLLRSPTKLIMVVPLLSPMEDFSQRWTPLVDHLSKAAGKPVSLEVAAADENGRLLSLRKGDVHLAVVGAGAVPLAVNAAGFVPVGMFPADDGSGFTRMVLVVPSSSAVMSPSELRGAEMLFVDPSSNTGFKAAAVALRDDFGLRPGRDFTWSFSGSPQASIAAIKERRAPAAAIAESALSEELAARRVDESDYRVIYRSERYPSAAIGIAHDLNPLLAEKLRRALLSFNWSRTSLEAILGANHTRFVPVNYRADWWMVRRIDDATGTSHTLGVR